A window of Peromyscus eremicus chromosome 23, PerEre_H2_v1, whole genome shotgun sequence genomic DNA:
AACTTTATTGAGCTCATGAGGCGTTCACAATGATCACATGATCGGACAGCTCCCGTGTCACACTCCACGGGATAGTGCACTGTGTGGGGAGTTACAGCCTTGCTTCGCATGCTGCTACAGCTCACTAGCTGCGCTGTAATCGTCGGGTTTGTAATAACGAAAGCAAAATCACTCTACAGGACAGACTTAGTTCTGGAAAGCCCTTGTGCGAATCAGACTTCGTCTCATTTATAAACACCACGGCCACACACATGCGGAAATGGAGAGCAAAATGCAAAAGAACCCAACCTTGGTGAGAACCGCTCCCAGATGCTCATCATGGAGCGCTGGACCAGCAAGTGGAGTCCGTCTCCTCAGCAGACACTCCACTCCTCGGCAGTCCCAGCGGCAATGCTGCACAGCGCTCCGCGTGGGTCACACCCCCACACGACTGTCACCAAGGCCATTCTCCCTTAGGGGCAAAGACTACAGACTCCAGCTTTTCCTTTTCCCCATATAATACACAGTATTTCTAGACAgtcttaaaacaaagaaaatataaatagactcAGTCTGTTGTACAGAATCACATACTGTGGCAGACAGACATATTTCATGAAGTGGGGAGGAGGCCGGCGCAGCGCCTAGTCTAGGTCCATGCTGACAGCGCCCTTTTCATTAGGGTGACATTCACCGTTCTGATGCGGAGCTTCAGCACCAAAATTATTTTTGCCTTCTAAATCTTCCTTCTTGTCAAGATTTGGGCCATTTGGAGTTCTCTCCAGTTTAGGGGATTCAATTTTTGGTTTGGGTTGCGTTACAACAGGCTCACAAACATTGTTCAGTTCCTAAGAAGATAAAATTAGTCATTATGTAAACGCTGATCCACCCAGTTCATTCATCTACTTCCTCCTAACTTCTGATTGAGTATATTCTGACCCAATTCCATTTTCTCAGCATATCTGTACAAACCGTAGTGACAACCCCAATCAAAGTGACTACCTCCTAGGGTTTCTTGGGGACTTGCTAGATGGCTATGGATGCTACCTTATCGCTGCAACGTAAAATGTAGGAATTATGAATGAACGCCACAATACGGACAGGACAATGACTCGAGGTTAAGTCACTTCAAGGTGAGGTTTATAGGTTGAACTTAAAAGTGGCCAAAAAGGCCCACTCTCCCCCGGTCTTCCTCTCGTGTGTCCCCAGacaagcacttcattttcttctcagGACTCTAGCACAGTGAGAGACTGTCCCTGGTCAAATGCCCAAGCCAGCTGCTCCCCACAGCATCCTGACAAACTTCGCCCCCTTTACTTTCCCCACAGGACCAACGCCAGCACCTGACTCTGTTGCTGGTCGCCTTCCCACAGGGGCAGGACTGGCTGTGCAGCACTCAATGTCTGTTTccttgagacagacagacagacagacagcaacagCTGGCACACTGCAGCCGACCAGGATCAATGTTTGCAATGGCAATAATGAATCAGGGAAGCCAGTACTGGTACAGAGGAGGTCAACGATTTAGAGGGAAAATGCCACGTGTCAAGCTGAATGACAGAGTCCAGTCCAAAGCTGACACACTCACCTTGACCTTCGCCCTTATTTCCTGAGTGCGCACAACAGGGTCCTGGTCCAGACTCCTTTTAGCCTGAGCGTTCATAACATTGTTCATCCACTCCATCACCTCATTAACAGACTTCTCAACCTTCTTCATTTCAGATTCATCAATGTGGTTGTATTTCTCATCCTGGACAGAAAATACACAGACACTATAGAGTACTGAACAGACACATCTACTCTGACTCACTTTCCCCAAGTTCAAATCCACCCTGATCCAAAACACCAACACCCGTCCCATTTATTAGGACAGAGACCAGCACCCACCTTGCTCCTGAAGTCCGCTGCAATCCTGGCATAGTGCTGCAGCCGCTGCCCCAGCTCCTCCAACACTTTCGGGCGCTCCTCGGCTTCTTGACATCGGACTTTAACAGGAGTGCCCATTTTCTAAAATGTAACACACGGCGTTAACAGCTGCCAAACCTACCTTCAATAACCGTCTACGGCTTGAAGTTGCACCTTTCAGGGGAGGAAAGAGCTTACCATCAACTCTTCCAACTTGTCAATATACGCTTGCTTCgcttggtcctctccttcctcgTACAGCCAGTCTTCTGTCTCGGTGAGGAGCCTCAGGAACTTCTCATGTTCCTTTATAGCAAAGTCAAACGTCAGTGGCGCCTCAGCCCAGAGGTTCTCAACCCAAGCAGGCGTCTTAGCAGTGACCCCAGGCAGCTCACCTGGGAAGGAACCAGACACTGGGTTCCCCTCACATTAACTAGAGTCCTATGATATCACGTGCAGCAGGCACTGGGCTTTTGCCTTACATAATTTTAGCACTGCTTTTAACTCACAATGCTATACCCGAGAAACTCAGCTCCAGGTCAGGCTTGGGTCATGGAGGAGCAATTATGTCCGAACTAAAGTACACTGCAGGGCAGCTCCAGGGTCGGGGACCCCAGTATAAAGCAGCTCCAGGGTCGGGgacgggggtggtggtggtgacggtGGTCCTAACCTCAGTATAAAGCATCCCCACACCATACCAGGTGTTCATCCCCACACCATACTAGGTGGTTGTCTGGTCAGTCTTTTTCCAAGTCCCATCTGTCACACAGCTGTGCTCCTGGACTGACCCAGAGCTTCACTTAAGCAAGGAAGGGGCGAAGAGGACCGAGATGCTCACTAACAGTGTGGTGATGGGCCATGCCTCACAGGGGGACAGCAACAGACAGCTGCCCAGAGAACACCATCACAGAAGCGAAGGGCTCTTATCTCTTTCCAGCCCCCAGGTCACATGCCAGACTCAGGAGCAGATGTCTGGACGGTGCAGACTACTAGTGTGACCTGCAACACTCACGGCAGGTGGGCCTCTCTCCAGGCCCGGCTCAGCTTCTGCTCTCCAACTGTTTGTTCTCGGAACACTCGAGTGACCACAAAACAGAGGAGTCAGTGTTAAACCCGACTCTCAAACATTCTGGACTATCTAGACCAGGGCCCTGACGTGTACCTGCTCGCATATGAATTTCTCATAAGGTCCGCCGCACAGCTTGTCTCggaactcatacacacactcctcCACTGCGTTCTTAGCGTCGTTTCTCTCCTTCTCCAGTTTGTCCTGCATTATCATCTTCCcctgtcaggaggcagaggtgagtcAACCTTCAAAGCCACACCTCAACACGTCAGGACGATGACCACAAAGCGTTTTCTACAAAATGTCCCGGCCCTCCAATTTATAAGTACACATGGAGAAGCTGTTTTCTGAGGTGACGTTAGCCACCCCACTTTTCATTACTCGTACATTAGAAATAGGCAATTTCTACTAAGTTTCTAAATCCAGCGCAGTGGACCGCAGTCACTGTCCATTTCTTGACTCTGAAACTAGGAAGGCTCAGTCGAGGCCACAGGTGTTTTAAGAGGGTCATTCAACGGCCTGCTTCCTCCCGTGCCTGTGCTCAGATTCTCAAGCAATTACTTCAAAGGAACAAAGGAATTAATTCTCAAGCAAGCACAACTCCTGGAAGGAAGCACAGACCTCCAGTACTCACCCCAAACTCCCTAGGAACAAATGGGAAGGCCTATTCCTTGTGCCTCCATGCCATCTCTGGTCAAGAATGGGTCCCTTAGCCCTGCAGTACGTATGCAGAACCCAGCAGCCAGAGACACCCAGGAAAGCAGCACTCACCTCTGTCTCAATGTACATGTTAAGAAGGTCTCTCCCTAACTGCCAGACCAAGTTGGCTTCCACAGGCAGCTCAACGTTCACCACTTTGATTTTAGGTTTTTTGGCTTCTGGAGGCTGATcaactttcttttcatttgccTTGAGGGTTAAGAAAAAGAACAATTCTTAATCCCTGGAAAATAAAAGCCTACCATATTTACTGATGCTTTATGCACAGATCTCCAATTCTCATGCTGAAACTATCTGAGAGCATCTCCGCCCACCACCCACCTGGGACTATGGCACTAACTACGTGCATCATCATCTTCCTGCAGCAACTCACACTACTTTCTCCATTCACACTCCTCTTTACTAAGTCTTTCCCAACTGTCAGGTCACATAAGCGCAGACCTGTTAACGGCAGAGGCGTGGGTCTTTAGTCAGTGGCTGAACTGACTATCTTAGTCCTCTAGGCCAGCACAGTACCTGTTCCAATCAGAACTAGCGCCCTGAGAGTGCCTCCAAGTCTGTGGATCACGTGTGGATCATGTGCAGAGGTACCACCTGCCTTTCAGCCATATCGCTTCTCATCTGGAACTCTGAAGACAGCCAGGCACCGTGGTCATACCTgtcacctcagcactcaggagcctgtaGCTAtgtgtctgaggccagcttgggccactTAACGAGATGAAAGGGTCTTACGGTAGCGACAAGATGATGTGGCAAATGACTGGGTATCCCAATCCAAGAAGCTCCTAAATCTGAATGTGAAGGCAGGAGGCACCTGCCCCATGTAGACAACTGCACTGCTGCCTGCGTGTGACAGGTCAGAGCCACACTACAACACAACACTGCAGAAAGTGGCTTCGGACTCCACGAGGACTACGGAAAACAGTGTTTCACATCCTAACCCTAAGCTATGTCACCATTTGTATGTaactatcaaaaaagaaaatcgAGACACTCAAGACATCACCAGCAAAGGCTACTCAGTGTATTTTACTATATAGATTACTCAGATGATAGAAATGCAATGCTAGAGGTGGCCTTTTATTTTCCAAACAttgtccatttccttttcttcagatTCTTACCCCGCTTCCTGCCCCACCTGACGCATTGCTGAGGAGACTCAGGTGCACGGTGGATTTGAGAAGCAAGGTGTGCAGCATAACAGCAGGACTGCCCATGCTGCTATGTCAAGATGGAAGACCAATCCCACTGCATCGCTGTCCCTGGGCACTGAACTACAAGCTTCAGGGCTTGTTCAATGGCTGCACTAAGAACACAGAGCGCATGCTCCCTAGAGTCTGCACCTCTAAGTGTTGTGGACCACGCAGTCAGCCTGCAGTGCCAAGGCATCATGCCCTGAAcctcaacagagaaaaataaacccACTGCCTACAgctaggaacacacaggagtaCAACTGATACTCCAGGAACAAAATGAAACTGTCGTATATAGGGCAgctaatagaaacaaaaggagcaCAAACTTAACCAACCCCTGACCACCTGACACAGCCACAAAATGGCACTCCGACACAGACTTTGAGAAACCCACGAGAAGTGTTCAAGGGCCAAGAGCCAAGCCCATGTCACTGTCTAGAAAGGTACTGAGACTCCACAGTAAGTCTGCTGAAATTTAACTCTAAATCATGGAAGGGAGAATGATACTGAAATGTGAGGACCCATTTTCCTAAATAAATGTCACCACCTCAACTcttttctaacagggaaacaataaaaacagctttCAAAATCAGTCAGGATCCAGAGTTCACGTTAAGGGCCCCAAGACTAATCAGGACAGAAGCCAATGAGAAACTGGCACAAAATCTATTCTGTCCTCCACCAGTCCTTCCTCTTCTGTAACTTGCCTGAGTGAGGGGAAGGGAGCCCCAGAATTCTAGGAAGCCAGACAGCTCATCATTTACACGAAGCCTGCAGAAATGGGAACTCGGAAGGAAAGCCTGAGCTGAAACAATGGGGGCTTCTCACTATTAACATGACTGCTAGTTTCAAAGATTTGGTTACAACTGGCCATTTTTCAAGGGACAcaataggttttgttttttgttttggcgTCCAATACTGGAAACAAGGTCAAGGCGTAATCAATTGGAAATATAGCCGGCTATTACCAGACCATCATAATTAATTCAAAATGGACAGTAACTTGAAAAGAGGAAAAGCTGAACTAGACTCCTGAAACCCGTGTATGAACTGATTAATCAATCAACTCTTGAACTGACCTCACAGCACCAAAATgcatctttctgcttctgccctcCAGCAAACAGCAGACCTTGCTTTAGGCTGTCTTGGAGGGGCGTTACCAGAAGTTTGCAATCTGCTTAAGTCTGAGTACGCCGTCTAGCTGGTGTTTAGCCAAGTAACACGTAGAGAATGAAGAGGAAAGCCCTACAGCCCGTCCAGTCACCTGGGTTCCTCTGGAAAGCACAGGCTTAGAGCATTAACCATCACATGCTGCCACATCGTCTAAGGAACGAACTGGAAGAGTCACTCACTTTGTCAGCATCggggattttgttttcttctgagggaAGTTCAGGTGAAGGGGGAGACTGTGAGGTTTGTTGACCATCAGTTTGTACCTGGGGCTGTGTTCCAGCTTCACTGTTGTCTGGCTGGATATTTTTCTGAAATGAAAGCCCAGGCACAAAGGATGTAGAAAGCAGGTGTACTTTATGAATTTCAAGTTATAGGGCACCAAAGACAGTAAGTACTCTCCATTTCTGAAATCTTAGTAGGTGGGCCAAAAGGCACTAGATACAAACAAAGGACGTCTATGAAACTTTAGACATTTCAAACCTGTAAGAAATTTTATGAATGACAGTGTTACAGTTACATCATCCATGAGGGCTCTGACTGCTGGGTGACAATGCAGAGCTCCCCTACAAAGCCTTTCACCTAACCTTTCACAGCTAGGGCTCTCATAAGCACAGGAAACGGGCTACTAGGACAGGCTCTTTCCAAAACCAAGTGTCCAAACTTGAGTGGCAGCATGCCCTCAATGGCGTCACCCCAGAGTTACAGAAAAGGACCAACTATTGGTTATTCCAGGGCTCACCACCCCCAGCTTCAGGACTGAGCTATCTTACCGCAAAAGATCTCAGTTCAGAGAACAAACAAATAGGACATGCCAACAACCCTGCTAAAAAGATCTTAAAGACCAAAGGGAAAGAAATTACCCCAAAAGCTCTTTAGTAGCCCCAGTGCCCAGCAAGTCTGTGCTATTACGACCTCTCGCCATTGCTAGAGAAGGCAGGCTGAACTACTTCAACTATTCCCTGCCCACCCCCTCAAGTCTTCCACGTTATCCACCCATAGCTTCTAGAACCTGAGGCAGGCACTGAGGCAAGGCACTACGACCCCGAGAGGATCCAGCACTAGCCACTCCCTCTGTGAATGGTGTCCAGATGACAACTAAGCTAAGGTTCATGTGATGCTAATGGTCCTTCAGTGTTCGAGGCCACAGGATACCAAAGCCTTCCACCAACACTGCACTGCCTGACTGCCTCTCCTTGTAAATCATTCTGCCTGCTCCTGGAAATCAACTGCAAGTCTAAGCTAAGAAAAGCAGTCACAAGGCCACCATTATCGTGACATTGCTCGCTCTTCTTGACTCCCTCAATCCAGAAAGCCAGGTTAATAAAAACGAGTCCTGGAATACCAAGGCCAATTTTGCCacacaatgaaaatgaaacaaaacttgcCTTTCCATTACAGTTTTATAGTTGTTTTTAACCAGTCAACATCTGATTTAACATATATAccttaagaaagcaagaaaagaaaaagcaacttTTCCTTGTCATATACCAGTTTCTTCAAAAGAAGTCATCTCAGTCACAATACATAATATTCTCATATCCTGCCATTAATTGGCAAGACCAATTATCATTACACAAACTTCTGATCAATGTTAtgtaattgaaaaatatttaaccTTTACCCTCCTCCTAAAGCTTAGAAAGAAGTCAATTCTACAATGTGACAACCACTCCAGCCACTTACATCCACATCCGAGCCTTCTGCTGCTTTCTGGTTTGGACATTCCATGTCGGCCTCTACCGAAGACCCGTCATCCTCCTCCGTTGGGACTTTCTCCACCATGGACGCCGTGGAGATGGTGAAAATGCCATGTGTGTTCACACGCACCTTGACTTTCACCCTAGActtctctccatctttctgtGCAGAGACATTCTGAACGACAAAACGGCCTAGGGCAGAAAGGAACTGCCAGTTTAGAGACGGACTTATTCTATAAAGacagccaagaaaacacaaggctAAGAAACCACAGCCACCCCAAAACTGTTTGTTCCCCCTTCCCCAGCCACTCCGAGTTGCACGGCGGGCACTCAGAGTCCATTCACAACCCCGCCCACTGTTCCTAGCCTGCCATTAAACCTCTGTAAGGAAGCACGCTCTTGCAGTAACACCACTGGGCAGACACCAGGGGCAGgagctcctgctcctcctcatcTCCGGGTGCATGAGCACAGACATGAGAATCTACGAGCAAATCTAAGGCAGGAGACCAAGCACATGCTAAATTCTCAGTCTTTTAGGGAATACTAATCTTCTGACTGAATGATCAAAATTGTTTACGTCAAGTTTGATCTTGGGGACACGAGCTGAACCACCCATCAAAGCCTACATACATCGCTAGGGTAGTGCTTCAGCCCAAGAGTAACAACGAAGAACACAATCTGAATGATGCTGTGACCTGGTCTTCTacagtggtggttctcaacccgtgggctGCTCAACTCCTTCTGGGGTCAAACGACCCttccacaggggttgcctaagactacTGGGAAACACGCACACTTACATTATGGTTCACAGCAGTAGTAAAATGACAGAGATGAAGTACTAATTtgatgaagaactgtattaaagggtcacagcgtcaggaaggttgagaaccacctctCTAGAGTCACTATTTTAATGAACACTTACTATAGAGCCAAGTGTCAAAAGTTACCCCACTAAATCACAAGCCTCAAGGGCTGCTCAAGTGGCACAGCAGAGGAAGTGCCTGCTGGGCAAGTGTGGTGACCCAAGTTCAAACCCAGAACCCACAGCACAAGAGAGCCAAGCCCCTAAATTCCTGACCTCCATacgtgcactcacacacaaataatattctaaaaataCCCATTTTCCGGGCAtgacggcacatgcctttaataccagcacgcAGGAACACACAGCAAGCTCgagaacagccaggactgcatagacaGATCTGGTCTCCAAAATAAGTGTCTGAACCAGTTATAGTCAAGAGTTCCAAGGAACGTAACAGCCTTTAACTGAGGTACTGTCTGCACAGCACGCAGCTAGATTTCATTACTGGGCCAGTCAAGGATGCTGGCTGGCACGGACCACTAACTCAGAACTAACTGCCAATGGTCCTTTACAGACACCCTTCTGGGTACACTGCTCATGAGTACGGAATGTGAAACTGCTCAGGACGGACAGCTCCAGAGAGTGAAACACTAGCACTCAGGCAACAGCTCGTCTCTGTGCAGTAGCAGATAACGCAGCACCCAACCCGGAAGCCCTCAGCTCCCCAGCAAAGGTTTGTCCAGCTGTCCTCCGCGACACTGTGAACCATGTTTTCAAAGCAGTGTGTGATGGGCCAGACTCGAGTCCTTCAAATGCTTTCTCTGTAAGTGAGGTGAGGGCGACGGAGAGGCCGGGCAGTATCAGCAGGTTTTCCTATATAAAATAGGAAGTTCCGAAAGCGAAAAGCAGAGGGACAACGGCAAGCCTCCCTCCTGGTGAAAAGGGCATCTGAAGAGACGCCCCTTCAGAGAGTGGAGTACACACCAAGACCTTGGCTCCCTGCTGTGGGAGCCAAGCTTCCAATCTGAAGTTAATACCCTGCCAACAACACTCCATCTTGGAGGGAGGTCAGGGTGAGCAGCCAGGCCAGCAAGCCTCCAGGTCAGCGCATCCTCCTCACGACTCAATGAAGAGCTGCACCTCCACCCAAAGGGCAGGTGCACACCGTGACTGACTTACCTATTTTTGCTTCTGGATATGGAACTCCTTGAGGGTCCGAATAGAATGCTTCCAGCTCAAAAGGCCCCCTTCTCAAGAAGGTGAGAACTTTGGAGAAAGGAGCAGCATGGTTCCGACTGAACACCTCGTGAACACTAGGAGGAAGCAAAGACACCATCggctcagaaagacagacagagctgCTCTCCAACCTTCCCAATTCTGCCCCTCACTCTGACCACCATGTGAAGGGGGACAGGTCTGGGCCCCTAGTCCTTCAACTTGGAAAGCTATCTGTCTGCAGCTACATACCCTTCAGTTTCTTCCGAGTCGTGGTTCCAGAccagagaaatgggaaaaggaacAGCATCTGTGACGGAGAACTCTCTGACTTTAAATGCTGGAGAGAGAATTGCACACTGAAAAGACAAATGATTTAACGTTAGAATAGCAGCGCATCATGTACCATCTTAACATGATGCTGACCATTAGGCCACAAAGATAAATCATCAATCTTGGGCcagcaatttttttgtttttggtgtttctgagacagagtttctctgtgtagttttggcgcctgtcctggatcttgctttgtagcccaggctggcctcgaactcacagagatcaacctgcctctgcctcctgagtgctgggatgaaaggtgtgcgccaccaccgcccaggttgGGCCAGCAATTCTTACTTTCAAGTTTCACAGGCTGAAAAGACAGGTTTTCCTGGAAACGCCTTGCTGGCGGCATTTTCCATTACAAGCTGACTCTCTCAAGTGTATGTACTCCCACGAGAAGCTCTGCCTTACTGCTTTCACATGTCCAAGAAACCAAAAGGATGGAACTCCAAATGCTCATATTTTCAGTCAAATTTGTAAGTGAAAACCAGTGGCAAATTCAAAATTGGGACAGGACAGACAAGCTCCTGTCTACACAGGACACACAGAACTAAACACGAAGAAAGTACCCAGACCCACCAAGGAGAATTCATCTCATCAGTGGTATCCTTCAAAGCAGAGGCCAAAACTTAGCTCCACTTTTCAGAAACTAGGAATTTCCAACAGACACCCACTCCACCATGGGAGGTGTTAAACACTCTCAGTGCACCTATAGACACGCTGTTTTGTACAATTAACAAACATTAGAACACCCCGAAGCCGGGCTAGGCTGT
This region includes:
- the Hsph1 gene encoding heat shock protein 105 kDa isoform X2, whose amino-acid sequence is MEAGQARWALANGARAAAPSPWQRRPPAGRPAAHWVKPFSKAREGGSGSGTWRGRWRRRSVISFGPKNRTIGVAAKNQQITHANNTVSSFKRFHGRAFSDPFIQKEKASLSYDLVPMKNGGVGIKVMYMDEEHLFSVEQITAMLLTKLKETAENNLKKPVTDCVISVPSFFTDAERRSVLDAAQIVGLNCLRLMNDMTAVALNYGIYKQDLPNADEKPRVVVFVDMGHSSFQVSACAFNKGKLKVLGTAFDPFLGGKNFDEKLVEHFCAEFKTKYKLDAKSKIRALLRLHQECEKLKKLMSSNSTDLPLNIECFMNDKDVSGKMNRSQFEELCAELLQKIEGPLHSLMEQTHLKAEDVSAIEIVGGATRIPAVKERIARFFGKDVSTTLNADEAVARGCALQCAILSPAFKVREFSVTDAVPFPISLVWNHDSEETEGVHEVFSRNHAAPFSKVLTFLRRGPFELEAFYSDPQGVPYPEAKIGRFVVQNVSAQKDGEKSRVKVKVRVNTHGIFTISTASMVEKVPTEEDDGSSVEADMECPNQKAAEGSDVDKNIQPDNSEAGTQPQVQTDGQQTSQSPPSPELPSEENKIPDADKANEKKVDQPPEAKKPKIKVVNVELPVEANLVWQLGRDLLNMYIETEGKMIMQDKLEKERNDAKNAVEECVYEFRDKLCGGPYEKFICEQEHEKFLRLLTETEDWLYEEGEDQAKQAYIDKLEELMKMGTPVKVRCQEAEERPKVLEELGQRLQHYARIAADFRSKDEKYNHIDESEMKKVEKSVNEVMEWMNNVMNAQAKRSLDQDPVVRTQEIRAKVKELNNVCEPVVTQPKPKIESPKLERTPNGPNLDKKEDLEGKNNFGAEAPHQNGECHPNEKGAVSMDLD
- the Hsph1 gene encoding heat shock protein 105 kDa isoform X1 — translated: MSVVGLDVGSQSCYIAVARAGGIETIANEFSDRCTPSVISFGPKNRTIGVAAKNQQITHANNTVSSFKRFHGRAFSDPFIQKEKASLSYDLVPMKNGGVGIKVMYMDEEHLFSVEQITAMLLTKLKETAENNLKKPVTDCVISVPSFFTDAERRSVLDAAQIVGLNCLRLMNDMTAVALNYGIYKQDLPNADEKPRVVVFVDMGHSSFQVSACAFNKGKLKVLGTAFDPFLGGKNFDEKLVEHFCAEFKTKYKLDAKSKIRALLRLHQECEKLKKLMSSNSTDLPLNIECFMNDKDVSGKMNRSQFEELCAELLQKIEGPLHSLMEQTHLKAEDVSAIEIVGGATRIPAVKERIARFFGKDVSTTLNADEAVARGCALQCAILSPAFKVREFSVTDAVPFPISLVWNHDSEETEGVHEVFSRNHAAPFSKVLTFLRRGPFELEAFYSDPQGVPYPEAKIGRFVVQNVSAQKDGEKSRVKVKVRVNTHGIFTISTASMVEKVPTEEDDGSSVEADMECPNQKAAEGSDVDKNIQPDNSEAGTQPQVQTDGQQTSQSPPSPELPSEENKIPDADKANEKKVDQPPEAKKPKIKVVNVELPVEANLVWQLGRDLLNMYIETEGKMIMQDKLEKERNDAKNAVEECVYEFRDKLCGGPYEKFICEQEHEKFLRLLTETEDWLYEEGEDQAKQAYIDKLEELMKMGTPVKVRCQEAEERPKVLEELGQRLQHYARIAADFRSKDEKYNHIDESEMKKVEKSVNEVMEWMNNVMNAQAKRSLDQDPVVRTQEIRAKVKELNNVCEPVVTQPKPKIESPKLERTPNGPNLDKKEDLEGKNNFGAEAPHQNGECHPNEKGAVSMDLD